The Ctenopharyngodon idella isolate HZGC_01 chromosome 19, HZGC01, whole genome shotgun sequence genomic sequence TTGATGGGCATACCGTGGCACTAGCATGGGTTCGGCGGTCCTCCACTGGTTTGTCTTCAATGAGAGGGTGTACACCGTGGCACTAACCGCACTGTCTCCAGATACCAGACTAAGACTGAGGCCACCCACCACGTACAGAATGCTGTGAATACAGACATACGCCGCCTTGTAGAGCCGCAAAGGTAGTTTAGCGAGCCACTGCCAACGTTGTGTCCTTTCGTCGTAGAGAAGTGCCTCCCGAGACGTCTGTTCGTTGTTTTTGCGGCCTCCAACCACCACCAGAGTCTCCCGGCACGTGTAGCGACGCGGTGTGGTCCAGAGAGGCTTCAGCTCTCGAGCGCATTTGGCGCTTACGGAAAACATCAGACGTCGCACAGACTCAATGATCTCAGTGCACAGCGTAGATGACTGGACGAGCGGATCATTGGCGATAAACTGGAAGAGGTACGTCGGATGGATGTACCGCAACCGGACCTTCTTGAAGAGGTCGTGAATTGCTCCTCGGCGGGAGAAGGGGTCATGGTGGATCCAAGCAAGTAACGTCTCAAAAACCTGCTCCTCCTCCGCGCACAGTCGGTCGTCCTCCAGGTAACACATTAGCTCAGGAAGGGAAAGTTCGCAGAAGTCCTCAGAAGCAGCTACATCCGAGAAACACCGCACGGCCATCTCTTTGGCTCTCTCCTTGAGGCTTTCACAGTGAAGGATCTCTGAGAGCCGGATCATGCTCAGGCAGTTTTCCGGATTGAGCTGTTCCTGTAGGAAGGTGGAGCAGGCCTCAAAGAGCCTCCCGTACTGCAGCATGGAGGCCGCCTGCATCAGGGGCAGCACAAGCTCCATGGTGATGGTGATGGTACCAGTATAGATGTAATCCACAACACATTCAATGACGTCCGATGTGATCCCTTTCAGGTCCACTCTAGCCTGGCTGCTCTCCCGAAAGCTGCTGCAGAACATGGCTCGGAAGTATGGGCTGCTGGAAACCAAGACGTTCCTGTGGCAAGGGATCTCCCTGTCTTCAGTGCACAAGATCACATCGGTAAAGATCTGCTCATGTCTCAATAtgttcaactgaaacaggaggTGAGCAGGGAGCTCTTGGTCCTTGAACGGAAAGACCTCTGTTGATGTACTAGCCATGCTGCAAAGGGGAAGGATTGAGAGTTTAATGGCTAATAAACATTACCGTTCAGTCACGATGAGTAAGAAGTTACGGTTTGCTGTTGTCATGAGCACCACACAACCTATCCTCCCTCCCTTTaagctctctttctctgttaCTTTATCACCCCGGATGTTCCGCTCCACAGTGTTCTATTCCAGTGTCccttaaatcattttaatgcattcatgTATAGCGCTTGGCTACATTTCCCTATCAAAGCTAAGTTTATCAACGTCGTTGTATCACTTGCCAGCTGTTTCTGATCCCCTCAGTAGGTTTGCCCTTGACAGCCTAACCATTTAGACGGGGACATTTCATGGGGCTATTATCAACACTAAGTCGTCTAATCACCCCAGAGACAGCtactgattttatttcactCCAGATCACATGGGCCTGCCTGACCTCTATTTTGGGATGctaattgtttttttcttattattaatcacCATTCTGAGACACCACAACAAGGCTGAAAGTATTCcccaaagaaaaaaagataccATATCATATTTCAGTGGCACTCGTTTAAAAAAGACAGCTTCAAAATAGACAGCAAACTATCGGTTGTGAAAATGGCTGAGTGACAATAACTACCATAAGAGAACCTTCATAAATAAGGATTCAAACTAGAGACTAGAGATTTGAACTAGTTAACATATAAAGTAGCAGGACAATTCAGGAAAAGCAAATGCCCTATATCAGAATTTGTATTTGTACATTGTACAATCATGTAAATAGCTCTTGAACTAACCTGTTTGTTCTTCACACTCAAGTTCCAATGTGAATCAGATACAGTTCAGCAGAATAAAAGCAAATACATTTCTCCCAAATTTCTCTCTCAAAGACGACACAGTCAAAAGTGGCATGGAGAAAGACATGAGGTCTCAAGTTTGGAGTTTGCCATGAGGTCGCTGTGTACATTCCAGTTACCTAGAATAGTCTAGAGGGCTGCTGTCCTCCGGGTCTCACATGTGACCCTCCCCTTGTTTGTTCCCACAGCGGTGGGCCGTGCACCatgctttttgtgtgtttactaTGGCAGTGACAGAGAGCTAGGCTTATCCGGAGGACAGAGGAAGGGGTCGAGGGCTTGTGCACACCCCTTGGCAGGCTTGTGTAACCCAGGAAGCTGGTAAATATAGTGCAGTGCTGATGGCTAGGATGAGTGCGGTGAACAGCTGAACAGTTAGGCCCGGTTACCTTGATTTGCCTCTTGTTTGAGAAGATAAGGAGAAGACCACAACAGGCGGCTATTTACCTGCCTGTTAAGACGGACATTCATATAAGCCTTTCGGCATTTTCAACTCTGCATTtatgttcatgtctttttattttgatatgaCAATTTTGTGGTTTTGAAGTAAGTCTTGTTTcatcattggttcttgttgttCATCAGTGGAAGTCCTATACTGacagattaaaggattagttcacttttaaatgaaaattagcccaagctttactcaccctcaagccaagccatcctaggtgtatatgactttcttctttctgatgaacacaatcggggatatattaataaatatcctgacgcatccaagctttataatggcagtgaacagggatcactagtatgagctgaagaaagtgcttccgtctgcatccatccatcataaatgtactctacacggctctgggggttaataaaggccttatgaagagaagcgatgtgtttgtgtaaaaaaaatatccagttatgaagttatgaagtaaaatatctagcttccaccagactgccttccgtattcaagttacgaagaaagtgtaaactggcattgagtcagttacactttttttccgtaagaatagggaaggcgtaggactgcaaagttttacactttctttgtacgttgaatacggaaaggcggtctagcggaagctagatattttacttaataacttattaaatacggatatttttttacacaaatgcatcgattcgcttcagaaggactttattaaccccctggagccgtgtggagtacacatttatgatggatggatgtagatggatgcactttcatcagctcatactcgtgaaccctgttcactgccattataaagctcggatgcatcaggatatttattaatatttctccgattgtgttgatatgaaagaagaaagtcatatacaccaaggatggcttgagggtgcgtaaagcttgggctaattttcatttgaaagtgaactaatcctttaacaaataattacttttatgaaattgaataaagtcaaTATAAAAGCAAATTATAAAGACagcaaagcaaataaaaaaattacatctcGTATGAACTGAACGCTAGATACTGGTGCAGATACTCCTTATAGCCCTATCATCATGTTGGGAGAAGATGAATTACTGTCATGTTTAGATTGGAGGAGagggaaagaaaaacaaacatgcatCTAGGCAGATTATATGACAGTCCTTGAATTCCACGGAGTCTGGAATGTCAGCAAGGGAGCAACATCTTTAGCATTGCCACCTCTTCCCTGGAATGAACACAGCTGTGTTTGCTTTTCTTTCTAACCTAGTGGCATTATCATGCTCATAGGTGTGGTAATGCATTTCTCAATAAAAACTGTCCCATTGAagatatttcttgtttttaggGAACATTTTGTATGCTTATGTCTTTAAAGATTAATAATATGATAACAGAAATGTGCAGTTCTTCTTACAACCAATAAAAGACAAAGTTGGAGCCTGTGAACATCAAAAACTTAAATAATAAGGTGTGAGCAAAGATTTAGTATAATGGGTTTCCTTTTATGCTATCGGGGTTTATTTTGGTTACACCCTTTTTGAACTACATTTGATGTAATGGGTATTAATGTTTGTTCTGCAACGATGTCTCATTTGTGGACGAATTGTTCATTTGAGTCGGATCTTTTCCATGAATCAGTTGAACCCACTTAAAAAAACGGTTGAACAATTCTTTCACGAATCGGACTAAATCAGTCCCAGCAGTCCGAACTTATAGCCTATTTAACTTCTGAAAGACTATAAACCGAATCATGACTGCAATAACTGAACTGGCATACATGAAATTACAGTAGAACCctgattaataaaacataacatgacaCCCATAATAAACAGCGATATGTGCTCGCCGGGATGTCAGAGAGACCACGGAAAGAACCGCCGAATAAGTTTTTCGAACCCGTTAATTGAAACGAACCGTTTGAAAGAAAGATACGCAAAAATGAGTCAGACCTCCCATCACTACCGCACTTCCAACTAACCCCTTTTCGTCACTCGCTTAGCGGAAGTGACGTACATAGCCAGAAGCGTGACGAAGGCTCGCTTAGAAATACAACAAGGAAGTAGACGTTCACTGTCAAGGCTAAAATAACATTTGGAAAGGAGATATTTAATAGCTCAACGGTGACTTATCACTGAATAAGTACCGGGAGGGTATAGTCATCTCGGACTTACCCGAAAGCCCGTAAGTATTTGAATAACCGTGGAGCTCGAGTCCAGCAATGAACACGGACGTTGAATTTCACATCAGGCAGAATTACCCGTGGAACAAACTGCCAGCAAATGTCAAACAGGTACAGTAACACACAGCTCACATGTCTttatcacacacaaacatttgcCATCACTGCCTGTCCTACCTGCATAATAATTCACAGCATCAGCATGATATCCAGATATTCTGTCATTCATCTCATTCATTCATCCgtaattatacacacacacacacacacacacacacacacacacacacacacatcatcatcatcatcatcattatcattgtCGTCACTGTCATCAGATTCCTCTGCATGACACCAGTCCATGAGTATCAGATCAAAAGATATAGGAAGCCTAAAATAGACAATTGAAaaggtttttgttttaaagacaGTTGGAATTGCcctttttgaataaatgaattatCGCATAAGATGTGTGCGTGTCAACTTTGCAGTGgacatattatatattcattttataatatttattcattgttttatttatttatttatatgttttattgtttctttattagtatttattgaatttctttttttaagctttttttttattgatttgatttattcatcaaaatgatatattttgagAGTTGTCCACTGTCAACTCCAATATAAACTAGAATATAATAATTGTGGGGATGGGAATTGGAAACATGCATCAAAGGGTTAAAATGGAAACAAAATGAGACAAATGTTGACATAATATTGGGttatcaataaatgtttataatatagaAAATGCGGCTTTGGAAATACTTGataatgttgaaatatatttttcatgtggAAATGAATTTTGACTTGGCAATTGATTTTTCTTTCACATTCAATTCAGATTCACAGTCAAATTCACATTCTCATAAATAGTGTCAAACATTATGTGTTTACTGTTCGTGCATTGTGTTAAATCTGTTGGGATTAAATGTTTTCGCACTTTCTCTCATATCTGCTTTGCATTTTAATTGCGATTTTTCTTTATTCATAGAGTCTTGGAAACTCGCAACGTGAATATGACAAGCAGGTTCTTCTGTACAGTATCCGAAACCAGTTACGCTTCCGCAATAACCTAGGTAAGTGTTAGATCAACTCAGAAAATCTGTTACTTTTCTCTTCCATAACTCCTATTTTTCATTCTGACAATGTGCCAAGGTATTTCTCACTCCACTCTGGCAGACCAAAGAGCTCAGTGTAGCTTCTGTTAGCAGATGTAATTACATTGAAATAATGACCGAATCATTGCCCTGATTTAGTGTCCCACAACACTGTCAAAAAcctcttttttttaacagtcaggcATGTGAAGAAGGATGAACGCAAGTATTACGAGGAGCTGTTGAAGTACAGCCGAGAGCATCTGATGCTCTACCCCTACCACCTGTCTGACATCATGGTCAAGGGTCTGCGGGTCACCCCCTTCTCCTACTACATCAGCATCATGGAGGTTCGCTCTTAAACTCTTAAAGTCTTGAAATGTTtggaaagcatttttttttgttttgtacttttttctgtttttaattgtttgttaagagagaataaataataatgggGAGAATAGGGAGGAGTGGCAAATGATGCTAAACTCAAACCTGCACTGCCCACCTAAGCACCACAGCACAATGTGTAGGCCACATCTCTAaagaattaatttaattttctcaAACAGCCCTTCCAAATTATTTGGTCTACAGTTACCATTGATGCTGTGAAAACTGTTGTAACATATGGTAGACGTGGGCTGGCATCCAAGTGTTTAGTGTTTCACTGATCTAGTATGCAATTGTTTTTCTTCCTCTAATGATAGAGAAGTATTAACTGTTTACCATTTTATTGTCGCTCTTGTTAATGATCATTACAGTATAAGTTCTGCATTGTGACAATGCTCCAGACGGGTAATTTTTGTTTGAGCTTATGAAGATTACTGTAGATGACTCATGCAATGTGTCAGCTTACCATATTTAATTGTATAAAACAACAGTGTCTGCTTTCTGTCTGTGTGACTTAAACAAATTCATTTACCAGCAGTAAGTTTTAGTCTTggtacattttgaaatatatattctgATGTTCTGAGAGCATAAAGGAAAGTTCActctcattatttactcactctcatgtcatttcaaatctgtatgactttttttcttctgagaaacacaaaaggaaaggttttaatgctgctcttttccatgcaatgaaagtgtcagggttatgtttggtttgtgtgtgtttgaggggccatttacacgacaCTCAACAAAAAATGTAACACTTTTTATGccttttggccattcatttacaagAGTGTTTTtaaggcctgaaaatgcaaacttcaaagattcaaagtgcaagtttttgaaaatgataccgttatcatctccgtgtaagctacaaaatttgtgaaaacagtgaagtcatgcgcatgcgtattacgtgttcagtctataggcgtgtagtgtttctttacaaagtgacatcgccatctactggcctggcagcagaatacagcgtttttagtcattttcacagatccgtgtgaacaggaatcgttttgacaaccagtgttgggggtaacgcattacaagtaatgcgagttacgtaatcagtaACTTGCATTAAGTAATTTTCTTCAACACTGTTACCAACGTTGTTGTCTGTacatgaaaaacacaaaggaaaaacttgtcagattttagtacatcattgtcatgtaaacgtaccatATGCGGCGATTTATGTTTCTGCCGGTGGGTGCCCAGTgcatatgatatatatatatggacctGTGCTAAATGTTCATATTCTCATGCGGTCTAGTGGCAGAACTTTTGCTATGCGAGTCAGACATTCCGGGTTCTAATCATCAGTGGTTCTAATCTGCCCTcgattagtttttttttttttttttttttctctcaataagACCAAAGATGTTTATTAATGATTGTATATAAAGattcaagagcagggacacgtttgtgtgcattttgttaaTGATTTCTCTGGAAAGAATAGAGTTCCCGCAACACCATTGGCGATAGACTGACGCGCTCGTCTATGTGAAGACAAGAGAACGTTCCGCCACTGAAAGCAGCagcatgattttaaaaaaaaacaacacattccagcGCCAGATTGcttatttaacacaaattaacatcAACTGGGTGTTTCATTTGCATTATAGGCTATCCGTGAagcaaaatgtttcaaaaaagtggtggggacttgtcccacccgcaaattatgCCTTACCAACCAAACAAAAGCACATTCCTTCCATGAGTGTTGTCGCGCTCTCATTGATATCTGATGGTCAGTAGCGGctcactaaataaaataattcagtaAATACCTATTTATAATAAGCACTTACAATAAGAAGACCATTCTAGAGAAAGAGCAAGAAGAGAGTTTGAGTTTGAGCGCGCGTCCAGTTGAGTGCGAGAGTGAAGGAAATCCGCCTGCGAGCTGAAAGATTTGTGCTCGCGCATTACTtggcatttttcattaaaataacacaatagaAACGGCCTCAAATAAACTATGAAAAGGTGAAGATAATCGTGTCTGAAAGCTGCAATCGatttttcattggttaaatcaATGGACAATATCTCGTATTTTTCCGTGGGTGCTCGACCATTTCCGTGGGTGCTCGGGGGATCGGCGCCTATGAAACGTACCATTAGTTTTGGTTTTTGCTTTCCTGCTTCACCTTTTTAGTTGCCTTTGTTTACTGATTTGAGTTACACACCTGTTTGTAGTTGAGTTTCTTTCCTTTGTTCTCTAGTCCTCTGTATCCTTGGTGGTTCGTTGTCATCGTTGTATAGAGGTTGTTCTGTTCGCGTGTCAAGTGTTTAAAGTTACCTgagtattttgttatttttgtattttttcattaaacatcTTACTGCTGCAAGTAGATCCTTTTTTGTTCATTCTCTGCATCAACCCAGCATGACAGAAAGTGGATGGGAACCAGGTTTTCAACCAGGCTGTATTTTACATCATCTGAAGCTCTTTGATGCTTTATGTGATAAAGATTAGCCATGGCCATcattcacttttattatatAGGAAAGAGCAGCTGGACATTCTGCTGTAAACATTTCGTTTTGATTTCCATGGAGGAAAGAAGGTCATATGGGTTTTGAAAGgcacaaggaagacacagtCATAACTCTTAGGTGAATgattgttttgaaacttcattTCATTTGAAGTACACAACCTAATCTCTTTCCCCTTCATTCAGGACATCATGAATTGTGAGAAGAGTTATGATTCCCTGCCCAACTTCACTGCTGCTGACTGTAAgttgttttctctctgtctgaaCTCGGAATCATTATTTGTTACTGTTGCTGACTGCTCATGCACAATAACGAGGCCACAAGCCACTAGAGACGGCTGAACATTGGCCACTCAAAATGAAGTGGCACAGAGATACTCTGACTAATATGAAAGTAcggaaaatattttaattaatgtgtttAGCTATTGCTTTGGAAGTAACTTAGCAATGCCACTTTACACTGCAAATTTGCCATATATATACCACAAAGGTATCAGATACATTtactgtttaatgctgctcaaggcggcataaatgcatttacacagaaattaTGATTAGCAAAATAGTATTTAAGGAATAttgttaacattttacaataaggtcaaATTTGTTATCATGAGTTAATGCTTTAggtattataaattaaaaatgagcatttttacagcatttttttttatagcactagcttaatattaatttatgaatgtacttctgttcattgttaattcatgttcatttataatacattaacaaatgtcaatttatattgtaactgaaatgttaaataaacatatatttatatatgtagaaattaacattttcctacaataataaatgctgtattgttcattgttaatttatgattcctaatgcattaacaaatgttaacgaattgaaccttattttaaaccagaaatgaaacagttcataaaaatgtcacattatgaaaaaatgaaatatgaattttgtttataaaattattaaattaaaaataataaaatgcatgttcTGTCATACCAATGgtaaagtaacatttaaaattactttcggtgatgttaaaattacattaaatagtGTTGATTTAAGTTGAATCTGTTCAAGCCATAGAGTGGTAAAACTCAAAAATTAGTCCTTCAATTGATTCAGCCAGCAATCAATGTAATTTCCAaagtacagtcaaaccaaaatttaataaaatatgacaagatatCATAGTTAatctgtgtcagaaaaaaattatcttaattatgtcagataacaaataagcaaaacatggtcaggtcaaagcgtctgaataatttttgtttccaaattttaatcagttttactggtggtccactgtatgaagaatttttgggtataatatgtcacagtttacttttttttgctatcctcacttacataaatgaactatagtgtcctgcacacactagtaaaaatatatcaaaaatggctgaataatttttggtttgactgtaattgtttttttgtttttttattataaatatcaaatatcaagCAAGACCCATCAAATTGAATGTCAAATGTAGTTTAGAAGCACAGTATGCCCAGTATTCAACAAACACCGAATTTATAGCACTGAAATCAATAGTTCCGCAAGTTCAAGTGTAGAATACTGTGTAAGTAGTCAGAAACTGAcataaaatgtattcagactTTGGACTATGGTATTTCCTACAGCTAGTTGGATTATGCATTTATGAATACGATTTCTGAAATCACCACGAAGGAGCAATATAATAGTCTACAAGCTCCCGACAACAAGACAAACCATCACATACTGTATTATTTTGTGGAAAAAGAAGGCATGGAATTTTAGAGTATTTTACAAAACTCTTACATTTACCTATATGTCTCATCATTATTCAAATGAAAGATGTGCTGGCGTATCCAATGGGAATTGAAGTCATCACTTTTATGTGAATTGCAGGCATAGATTAAAGTGAATTGTGTAGAAGGCGTTACAGTATAACCACTTATACATACATTTGCACTCCAAAGCATCTGGGTACAAAATCATTGACATAATAGCACAACATTAAACTATGTTATGAAACAAATAATTGTATTTGGCCCACCATAGCTGGCTGGGCTGTGCATGCTCAGAGATCTCAGAGAACATGGTCTTTAGGTTGGGTAGACAGAAGGTAGCCAGCAGGCCATGCATGGGTCTCTCGCTCTAATCTGTTTGTCTGAAGTGAGACTGCTCTCCTGCCCTTCACAGCTCACCCCACAGCCTTTGGCATCATGCCTGGCATGTCTCAGTCAGGCCTGGCCTTCTCTAATGATCCCAGACCCCTGTGTCCTATGCATGGGGAGGGACAGGCTGCTGAGGCCCCAGCAAAGCAGGATCTGGTGCATAGAGGAATATGTCGAAGTCACAGAGGTTCCTCTGAACACTAAAGGACATCCATGATGTCCTACCAATTACAAGGAAAACGTATTCGGAAGTTGTCGAAAACGCATGTAAACCACATTGCATTTGTAGTGTAAACTAAGCTTTTTGAAACTATGAATTAACTCAACCAATtgcttcacaaaaaaattattcactgtttcgaagcaTCAAGACACCACACGCTGGCGACGCCTGCTGGTCAAAACGgtgtaaatgaaacaaaaactcCCCAAAATGTAATGCCCTTTTCAAAccaattgcaatttttttttttttttttgaaaatgtaatctgttaaattaacaattaacaaatcattttataccattaaatatgaagtgCCTACtttattacttattattttattatattgaatTGTAGGGCTTGTTTTATGGAGAGTTTGAGTCCAGTAAGAGACTATTAACTAAAACTCTTccttttttattatacaaatgtgtcattcaaaatgtctacaaatttataaactttaaaaataaaagatagaCAAGACACTGGTTTATGGGTTCACGGAGATTATCACCCActagtggtgaaccattgaagtttcaaaacatttcgaaacaatgatgtaatgaagccttgtttactgaaataacgtgactttggcagtttgatacgcactctGAATCACTAGtatgaaacaaatgatttgcaAAGTTTTCAAAAGCGTGTTTTGAAAGCGCCACTCACTAGTGTAAATGCAGGTAATGCGTCCTGGACGAAATGAAAGGGCCACCTGCTCACTTGTCTATCCTCCATTCTgctttaaatgtacatatatgtaAGCAAGACTTCACTGAACGTCCTCAGTTTGCTTGACGTCAACATGCATAAACACAGATCA encodes the following:
- the klhl38a gene encoding kelch-like protein 38; this encodes MASTSTEVFPFKDQELPAHLLFQLNILRHEQIFTDVILCTEDREIPCHRNVLVSSSPYFRAMFCSSFRESSQARVDLKGITSDVIECVVDYIYTGTITITMELVLPLMQAASMLQYGRLFEACSTFLQEQLNPENCLSMIRLSEILHCESLKERAKEMAVRCFSDVAASEDFCELSLPELMCYLEDDRLCAEEEQVFETLLAWIHHDPFSRRGAIHDLFKKVRLRYIHPTYLFQFIANDPLVQSSTLCTEIIESVRRLMFSVSAKCARELKPLWTTPRRYTCRETLVVVGGRKNNEQTSREALLYDERTQRWQWLAKLPLRLYKAAYVCIHSILYVVGGLSLSLVSGDSAVSATVYTLSLKTNQWRTAEPMLVPRYAHQCVSYLHFIFALGGIGPNKQISNTVERYNSMFNQWEAMAPMPTAVLHPAVAANDQRIYVFGGEDALQNPVRLIQVYHISRNLWSRLETRTVKNVCAPAAVIEDKIYIVGGYTRRVIAYDTKANKFVKCANMKERRMHHAATVINNKLYVTGGRFLNAHDVIEDSDCFECYDPKTDVWTSKGSLPYKLFDHGSLSLICVSNRPNHPNPP